The nucleotide sequence TCCCTTTTTGGGAAATGTCCCTACATGATTGAACAAGAGTTCCATCTCTCTCTTAGGTGTTGCCTCCAGGATGTCACTGAGCAAAGGAAGGATCTTTTCGTCTTGCTCTCCCAGAAAGGCGAGGGTGAGATGGAGGTTTCCTTTGCTTGTTGGATTTCCTTTAGTGAGATAGGGAACAATGGTGTTCTGGATGGAAGTAAGCTGTTGCAATGTGCTCTCTGGAAAGAGCAGTGCATAAAAGAGTCTCATGGAGAGAGTATACTATGAAACAAAGTCTTTGTAGCCAGAAAAAAGCATAGTATAGTGTTGTGAGGAGAAAATCATGAAAATAGTTCTTATTGGGGCAGGCAGTGCACAGTTTGGGATTGGTACCCTTGGTGATATTATGCAAAGTAAAACATTGGTGGGAAGTACCCTCAGCTTGGTGGATATCAATGATCAGGCATTGCAGAATGTGTATAGCAAGGCCACAGCATTTGTCGAAGAGAATAATCTCCCTTTTACCATTGAGGCAACCACTGACCGTAAGGAAGCACTGCAGGGTTGTGATGTAGTGGTCATTTCTATCGAAGTGGGAAATCGTTTTCAGCTTTGGGATGAGGATTGGACTATTGCCCAACAGTACGGTATTGCCCAGGTGTATGGGGAAAATGGTGGACCTGGAGGGGTATTCCATTCGCTGAGGATTATTCCTGTCATCATGGAAATCTGTGAAGATGTTATCTCTCTCTGTCCAGATGCATGGATTTTCAACTACTCCAACCCAATGACCGCCATTGTGACGACTGTGCTCAGGAAGTATCCATCTCTCAAATTCGTGGGAATTTGCCATGAGATTGCATCCCTTGAACGGTATCTACCCTCAATTCTTGAGACTCCATTCTCCAATCTGCAAACCCGGAGTGCTGGGTTGAATCATTTCAGCGTGCTTCTGGAAGCGTACTACCGTGACAGCGGCAAGGATGCCTACCCAGATATTCTGCAGAAAGCTCCTGCCTTCTTCGAAAAAGAACCAGGGTACTCCGATATTCTCTCCTACATGC is from uncultured Sphaerochaeta sp. and encodes:
- a CDS encoding alpha-glucosidase → MKIVLIGAGSAQFGIGTLGDIMQSKTLVGSTLSLVDINDQALQNVYSKATAFVEENNLPFTIEATTDRKEALQGCDVVVISIEVGNRFQLWDEDWTIAQQYGIAQVYGENGGPGGVFHSLRIIPVIMEICEDVISLCPDAWIFNYSNPMTAIVTTVLRKYPSLKFVGICHEIASLERYLPSILETPFSNLQTRSAGLNHFSVLLEAYYRDSGKDAYPDILQKAPAFFEKEPGYSDILSYMQQYGETFITEGSTHRPLPEGTISKKPWADRTLFKEILDHYHLLPITVDSHFGEYISWAQDVVDHKGIKDFYFLYQKMLSRLEPKIELKVTERLVYILEGIEENSGYEELAVNILNNDLIKDLPPWIAVEVPAKVYSKGMKGVAFDNFPKGFAALLRNYCGVYDLTAEAVLQGKKEYVIQALLANPVVHTMRNIPELVEVMIERQRRWLGYLL